The Sulfurospirillum deleyianum DSM 6946 nucleotide sequence CATTTTTACCCTTTTTGCTTCTTAAAACTGTTTTTACTAAGGATTTTTGTTATATGATTCCTTTACATGTAAACTTTTTTACATATTAACCGATAATGGCTAAAACTGTTTAAATATTATTTTTGGAGCTACCTTTATGGATTTAACCGTCATCCTTGGCATGGTCATCTCAATTGCCTCTATCGCTATTGGAGATATTATGGAGGGTGGCAATCCTCTGCATGTTCTTCATATCACCTCTTTTATTATTGTTGTTCCTACAGCGATGGCTTCAGCCATGACAGGTACACACCCTGAGTATGTTCGTGCCGCATTTAAAGAGATTAAACTGGTTTTCAAAAAATCTCCCGTTGATTTACATGCACGCATTAAACAGATCATTGATTTAGCGGTTATCGCACGTCGTGATGGCATTTTGGCACTTGAAACCCATGCAAATGCTATGGACGATGAGTTCTTTAAAAAAGGACTCAGTATGGCAGTCGATGGCACCGAAGCGCACGAGATTGAAGAGACTTTAGAGATTATGCTCGAAGAGACAGAAGAGTATTATCATGGTGCGGCGCACTATTGGCTTCTAGCTGGTGAGTCGTGTCCTGTTATTGGTTTGATTGGTGCGGTTTTAGGACTGATTCTCGCCCTTCAAAAACTAGATAACCCAGCGGAGATGGCAGCTGGTATTGCGGGTGCATTTACGGCAACCGTAACAGGTATTGCGGGTGCGTATATTTTTATGGGACCGTGGGGAAATAAACTCAAAGCAAAATCGCATGATTTTATTAAAGAAAAAAAGGTTATCTTAGCGGGTATTTTAGGCATTTCACATGGTGACAATCCTCGTATGTTAGAGACAAAACTTCTTAATTATCTCTCTCCAATGGAAGAGAAAAAAAGCCAGTTCGATA carries:
- the motA gene encoding flagellar motor stator protein MotA, producing MDLTVILGMVISIASIAIGDIMEGGNPLHVLHITSFIIVVPTAMASAMTGTHPEYVRAAFKEIKLVFKKSPVDLHARIKQIIDLAVIARRDGILALETHANAMDDEFFKKGLSMAVDGTEAHEIEETLEIMLEETEEYYHGAAHYWLLAGESCPVIGLIGAVLGLILALQKLDNPAEMAAGIAGAFTATVTGIAGAYIFMGPWGNKLKAKSHDFIKEKKVILAGILGISHGDNPRMLETKLLNYLSPMEEKKSQFDKA